One window of the Pyrus communis chromosome 17, drPyrComm1.1, whole genome shotgun sequence genome contains the following:
- the LOC137723583 gene encoding GRF1-interacting factor 1-like: MQQHLMQMQPMMAAYYPNNVTTDHIQQYLDENKSLILKIVESQNSGKLNECAENQAKLQRNLMYLAAIADSQPQPPTMHPQYSSTGMMQPGAHYMQQQAAQQMTQQSLMAARSSMMYSQQPFSALQQQALHSQFAMSAGGSAGLHMLGNEGNNAGGSGQLGAGGFGDYGRSSPGEDMHRRMAGGSKQDMDGRGGSSGSHPGDGGETLYLKSTDDGN; encoded by the exons ATGCAGCAGCACCTGATGCAGATGCAGCCCATGATGGCAGCCTATTATCCTAACAACGTCACTACTGATCACATTCAGCAg TACTTGGACGAGAACAAGTCGTTGATCTTGAAGATTGTTGAGAGCCAAAATTCTGGGAAACTGAATGAATGTGCAGA GAACCAAGCAAAGCTACAGCGGAATCTGATGTACCTGGCTGCCATTGCTGATTCTCAACCCCAGCCTCCTACCATGCATCCTCAG TACTCTTCCACCGGTATGATGCAACCAGGAGCGCATTACATGCAGCAACAAGCGGCTCAACAGATGACACAACAATCGCTCATGGCTGCGCGCTCTTCCATGATGTACTCCCAGCAGCCGTTTTCAGCTCTACAGCAACAAGCCCTGCACAGCCAATTTGCCATGAGTGCTGGAGGAAGCGCGGGACTTCACATGCTCGGGAATGAGGGAAATAATGCTGGAGGCAGCGGGCAACTTGGGGCTGGAGGGTTTGGTGATTATGGACGCAGCTCTCCTGGAGAAGACATGCATAGGAGGATGGCTGGCGGGAGTAAGCAAGATATGGATGGGAGAGGTGGGAGCTCTGGAAGCCACCCCGGAGATGGGGGTGAGACTCTTTACCTGAAATCAACCGATGATGGGAATTAA